The following coding sequences lie in one Gorilla gorilla gorilla isolate KB3781 chromosome 5, NHGRI_mGorGor1-v2.1_pri, whole genome shotgun sequence genomic window:
- the PHF3 gene encoding PHD finger protein 3 isoform X3, with the protein MLSDKDPMLGSASNQFCLPVLDSNDPNFQMPCSTVVGLDDIMDEGVVKESGNDTIDEEELILPNRNLRDKVEENSVRSPRKSPRLMAQEQVRSLRQSTIAKRSNAAPLSNTKKASGKTVSTAKAGVKQPERSQVKEEVCMSLKPEYHKENRRCSRNSGQIEVVPEVSVSSSHSSVSSCLEMKDEDGLDSKHKCNNPGEIDVPSHELNCSLLSETCVTIGEKKNEALMECKAKPVGSPLFKFSDKEEHEQNDSISGKTGETVVEEMIATRKVEQESKETVKLSHEDDHILQDPGSSDISSDAACTNPNKTENSLVGLPGCVDEVTECNLELKDTMDIADKTENTLERNKIEPLGYCEDAESNRQLESTEFNKSNLEVVDTSTFEPESNILENAICDVPDQNSKQLNAIESTKIESHETANLQDDRNSQSSSVSYLESKSVKSKHTKPVIHSKQNMTTDTPKKIVAAKYEVIHSKTKVNVKSVKRNTDEPESQQNFHRPVKVRKKQIDKEPKIQSCNSGVKSVKNQAHSVLKKTLQDQTLVQIFKPLTHSLSDKSHAHPGCLKEPHHPAQTGHVSHSSQKQCHKPQQQAPAMKSNSHMKEELEHPGVEHFKEEDKLKLKKPEKNLQPRQRRSSKSFSLDEPPLFIPDNIATIKREGSDHSSSFESKYMWTPSKQCGFCKKPHGNRFMVGCGRCDDWFHGDCVGLSLSQAQQMGEEDKEYVCVKCCAEEDKKTEILDPDTLENQATVEFHSGDKTMECEKLGLSKHTTNDRTKYIDDTVKHKVKILKRESGEGRNSSDCRDNEIKKWQLAPLRKMGQPVLPRRSSEEKSEKIPKESTTVTCTGEKASKPGTHEKHEMKKKKVEKGVLNVHPAASASKPSADQIRQSVRHSLKDILMKRLTDSNLKVPEEKAAKVATKIEKELFSFFRDTDAKYKNKYRSLMFNLKDPKNNILFKKVLKGEVTPDHLIRMSPEELASKELAAWRRRENRHTIEMIEKEQREVERRPITKITHKGEIEIESDAPMKEQEAAMEIQEPAANKSLEKPEGSEKQKEEVDSMSKDTTSQHRQHLFDLNCKICIGRMAPPVDDLSPKKVKVVVGVARKHSDNEAESIADALSSTSNILASEFFEEEKQESPKSTFSPAPRPEMPGTVEVESTFLARLNFIWKGFINMPSVAKFVTKAYPVSGSPEYLTEDLPDSIQVGGRISPQTVWDYVEKIKASGTKEICVVRFTPVTEEDQISYTLLFAYFSSRKRYGVAANNMKQVKDMYLIPLGATDKIPHPLVPFDGPGLELHRPNLLLGLIIRQKLKRQHSACASTSHTAETPESAPPIALPPDKKSKIEVSTEEAPEEENDFFNSFTTVLHKQRNKPQQNLQEDLPTAVEPLMEVTKQEPPKPLRFLPGVLIGWENQPTTLELANKPLPVDDILQSLLGTTGQVYDQAQSVMEQNTVKEIPFLNEQTNSKIEKTDNVEVTDGENKEIKVKVDNLSESTDKSAEIEETSVVGSSSISAGPLTSLSLRGKPPDVSTEAFLTNLSIQSKQEETVESREKTLKRQLQEDQENNLQDNQTSNSSPCRSNVGKGNIDGNVSCSENLAANTARSPQFINLKRDPRQAAGRSQPVTTSESKDGDSCRNGEKHILPGLSHNKEHLTEQINVEEKLCSVEKNSCVQQSDNLKVAQNSPSVENIQTSQAEQAKPLQEDILMQNIETVHPFRRGSAVATSHFEVGNTCPSEFPSKSITFTSRSTSPRTSTNFSPMRPQQPNLQHLKSSPPGFPFPGPPNFPPQSMFGFPPHLPPPLLPPPGFGFAQNPMVPWPPVVHLPGQPQRMMGPLSQASRYIGPQNFYQVKDIRRPERRHSDPWGRQDQQQLDRPFNRGKGDRQRFYSDSHHLKRERHEKEWEQESERHRRRDRSQDKDRDRKSREEGHKDKERARLSHGDRGTDGKASRDSRNVDKKPDKPKSEDYEKDKEREKSKHREGEKDRDRYHKDRDHTDRTKSKR; encoded by the exons TTGTTGGTCTTGACGATATTATGGATGAAGGAGTTGTTAAAGAAAGTGGCAATGATACCATTGATGAAGAAGAACTGATTTTACCTAACAGGAACTTAAGGGACAAGGTAGAAGAAAATTCAGTGAGATCTCCAAGAAAATCACCTCGTTTAATGGCACAAG AACAAGTAAGAAGTTTGCGACAGAGCACTATTGCCAAGCGTTCAAATGCAGCACCATTAAGTAACACAAAAAAAGCATCTGGGAAGACTGTATCTACGGCTAAAGCAGGAGTGAAACAACCAGAAAGGAGTCAGGTTAAAGAAGAAGTATGTATGTCACTGAAACCTGAGTACCATAAGGAGAATAGAAGGTGCAGCCGAAATAGCGGACAAATTGAAGTGGTACCTGAAGTATCAGTGTCTTCAAGTCATTCTTCAGTGTCATCTTGTCTTGAAATGAAGGATGAAGATGGATTAGATTCTAAGCATAAGTGTAATAATCCGGGAGAAATAGATGTGCCATCTCATGAATTAAATTGTTCACTTCTTTCAGAGACTTGTGTTACtattggagaaaagaaaaatgaagctttGATGGAATGTAAAGCCAAGCCTGTTGGTAGTCCATTGTTTAAGTTTTCAGATAAAGAAGAACATGAACAAAATGATTCCATTTCAGGTAAAACGGGTGAGACTGTTGTTGAAGAAATGATAGCAACAAGAAAAGTTGAACAAGAATCAAAGGAGACAGTAAAATTATCCCATGAAGATGACCATATTCTTCAGGACCCTGGATCTTCTGATATTTCTAGTGATGCTGCTTGTACAAATCCAAATAAGACAGAAAACAGCCTTGTAGGTTTGCCTGGTTGTGTAGATGAAGTGACTGAATGTAATTTGGAATTGAAGGATACCATGGATATTGCTGATAAAACTGAGAACAcccttgaaagaaataaaattgaaccATTGGGTTATTGTGAAGATGCGGAGTCTAATAGGCAGTTGGAGAGCACTGAGTTTAATAAATCAAACTTAGAGGTGGTTGATACTAGTACTTTTGAACCGGAAagtaatattttggaaaatgctATTTGTGATGTGCCTGACCAAAATTCAAAACAGTTGAATGCTATAGAAAGTACTAAAATAGAGTCCCATGAAACAGCAAACCTTCAGGATGACAGAAACAGCCAGTCAAGTAGCGTTTCTTACTTAGAGTCAAAAAGTGTAAAATCCAAACATACAAAACCTGTAATTCATTCTAAGCAAAACATGACCACAGATACTCCGAAGAAAATTGTTGCAGCAAAGTATGAAGTAATACATAGCAAAACTAAAGTTAATGTCAAAAGTGTGAAACGAAATACTGATGAACCAGAATCTCAGCAAAATTTTCATAGGCCAGtcaaagtcagaaaaaaacaaattgataAGGAGCCAAAGATTCAGAGTTGCAATTCTGGGGTTAAATCTGTGAAAAACCAAGCTCATTCTGTACTGAAAAAAACATTACAGGATCAAACTTTAGTACAAATCTTCAAGCCCTTAACTCATTCTTTGAGTGATAAGTCACACGCTCATCCTGGTTGCTTGAAAGAACCTCATCATCCTGCACAAACTGGACATGTATCACATTCTAGCCAGAAACAGTGTCATAAGCCTCAGCAACAGGCCCCAGCAATGAAAAGCAATAGTCACATGAAGGAAGAGCTTGAACACCCAGGCGTTGAGCATTTTAAGGAAGAGGATAAACTGAAACTGAAAAAACCTGAGAAGAACCTACAGCCCCGCCAAAGAAGAAGCAGCAAAAGTTTTTCTTTAGATGAGCCACCATTGTTCATTCCAGATAACATAGCTACCATAAAAAGAGAAGGCTCTGATCATAGCTCCTCATTTGAAAGCAAATATATGTGGACTCCCAGCAAGCAGTGTGGGTTTTGCAAAAAACCACATGGCaacag GTTTATGGTTGGCTGTGGGAGATGTGATGACTGGTTTCATGGTGATTGTGTTGGGTTAAGTCTTTCTCAAGCACAGCAGATGGGCGAGGAAGACAAAGAATATGTCTGTGTAAAATGTTGTGCTGAAGAAGACAAAAAGACTGAAATACTAGATCCAGATACTTTGGAAAACCAAGCTACAGTTGAATTCCATAGTGGAGATAAAACAATGGAGTGTGAAAAGCTTGGATTATCAAAACACACAACAAATGATAGAACCAAATATATAGATGATACAGTGAAGCACAAGGTCAAAATTTTAAAACGG GAGTCTGGTGAAGGCAGAAATTCATCAGACTGTAgagataatgaaattaaaaaatggcaGCTAGCTCCTCTTCGTAAGATGGGACAACCAGTTTTACCTCGGAGATCctcagaagaaaaaagtgaaaaaataccGAAAGAGTCTACAACTGTTACTTGCACAGGAGAAAAAGCTTCAAAACCAG GTACTCATGAGAAGCAcgagatgaaaaagaagaaagttgaaaaAGGAGTGCTTAATGTACATCCTGCTGCTTCTGCTTCCAAGCCTTCTGCAGATCAGATCAGGCAAAGTGTCAGACATTCTCTCAAAGACATTCTTATGAAGAg ACTTACAGACTCAAATTTGAAGGTACCAGAGGAAAAGGCAGCAAAAGTTGCCACAAAAATTGAGAaagagcttttctctttttttcggGACACAGATGCTAAATATAAGAACAAATATAGAAGTTTGATGTTTAATTTGAAAGATCCTAAAAACAAT atattatttaaaaaagtacTGAAAGGAGAAGTAACTCCTGATCATCTTATCAGAATGAGTCCAGAAGAACTAGCTTCTAAAGAGTTAGCTGCTTGGAGACGAAGAGAAAACAGACAT ACCATAGAAATGATTGAGAAAGAGCAGAGAGAAGTGGAACGACGGCCAATCACCAAAATAACTCATAAAGGTGAAATAGAAATTGAGAGTGATGCCCCAATGAAAGAACAGGAAGCAGCCATGGAGATTCAG GAACCAGCCGCCAATAAGTCATTGGAGAAGCCAGAaggatctgaaaaacaaaaagaggaggTTGACTCTATGTCTAAAGATACCACTAGTCAACACAGACAGCATCTTTTTGATCTCAACTGCAAAATCTGCATAG GTCGAATGGCACCACCTGTAGATGATCTTTctccaaaaaaagtaaaagttgttGTAGGAGTAGCTCGCAAACATTCAGACAATGAAGCAGAAAGTATAGCAGATGCATTGTCTTCAACCTCAAATATTTTGGCTTCTGAATTCTTTGAGGAGGAGAAACAAGAGTCTCCAAAGTCAACATTCTCTCCTGCTCCACG TCCAGAGATGCCTGGAACTGTTGAAGTTGAGTCCACCTTTCTGGCTCGATTGAACTTCATCTGGAAAGGTTTTATCAACATGCCTTCTGTGGCAAAATTTGTTACCAAAGCCTATCCAGTATCTGGCTCCCCAGAATACCTGACAGAG gaCCTACCAGATAGTATTCAAGTAGGTGGCAGGATATCACCTCAGACAGTTTGGGAttatgtggaaaaaataaaagcatcagGAACCAAG GAAATTTGTGTGGTTCGCTTCACACCAGTAACTGAAGAAGATCAAATTTCTTATACTTTGCTCTTTGCATACTTCAGTAGCAGAAAGCGCTATGGAGTAGCTGCTAACAACATGAAGCAGGTTAAAGATATGTACCTTATTCCTTTGGGTGCCACAGATAAAATTCCACACCCTCTTGTGCCTTTTGATGGACCTG GGCTTGAACTGCATAGACCTAATCTATTGTTGGGCTTAATTATTCGTCAGAAACTGAAGCGGCAGCACAGTGCCTGTGCTAGTACTAGTCATACAGCTGAGACTCCTGAAAGTGCACCACCAATAGCATTGCCACCtgataaaaaaagtaaaatagaagttTCTACAGAAGAAGCAccagaggaagaaaatgacttttttaattcttttacaaCTGTATTACACAAGCAGAGAAATAAACCTCAGCAGAATCTTCAGGAAGACCTTCCAACAGCAGTTGAACCTTTAATGGAAGTCACCAAACAGGAGCCACCAAAACCTTTAAGATTTCTTCCTGGCGTGTTGATTGGCTGGGAGAATCAACCTACTACTCTGGAATTAGCAAATAAACCTCTTCCTGTGGATGATATACTTCAAAGCCTTTTGGGCACCACTGGTCAAGTATATGACCAGGCCCAATCAGTGATGGAACAAAACACTGTTaaagaaattccatttttaaatgagCAGACCAactcaaaaatagagaaaacagataATGTGGAAGTAACTGATGGTGAAAACAAGGAGATAAAAGTTAAAGTAGATAATCTTTCAGAATCTACAGATAAGTCagcagaaatagaagaaacatcAGTAGTAGGGTCCTCTTCCATTTCTGCAGGGCCTTTGACGAGTCTTAGTCTCAGAGGTAAGCCGCCAGATGTTTCTACAGAagcatttttaacaaatttatcAATTCAGTCAAAACAAGAGGAAACTGTGGAGAGTagagagaaaacattaaaaagacagCTTCAGGAAGATCAAGAGAATAATTTGCAAGATAACCAGACTTCAAATAGTTCTCCATGCAGATCTAATGTAGGAAAAGGAAACATAGATGGTAATGTGAGCTGTAGTGAAAACCTTGCTGCTAATACAGCGAGGTCTCCACAGTTTATCAACCTGAAAAGGGATCCTAGGCAAGCAGCAGGACGAAGTCAGCCTGTAACTACTTCAGAAAGCAAAGATGGAGATAGTTGCCGGAATGGAGAAAAACACATCCTCCCTGGCCTGTCACACAACAAGGAGCACTTAACAGAACAAATCAATGTAGAGGAAAAGTTGTGTTCTGTAGAGAAAAACTCGTGTGTTCAGCAGAGTGACAATTTAAAAGTTGCACAAAACTCACCATCAGTAGAAAACATACAGACTTCTCAAGCAGAACAAGCAAAACCCTTACAGGAGgatattttaatgcaaaatattGAAACTGTGCACCCATTTCGAAGAGGATCAGCAGTAGCGACATCTCATTTTGAAGTTGGAAACACATGTccatcagaatttccttctaaaAGCATCACCTTTACTTCCAGAAGCACCAGCCCCAGAACAAGTACAAACTTTTCACCCATGAGGCCACAGCAGCCCAACCTTCAGCATCTCAAGTCTAGCCCACCTGGATTTCCATTTCCAGGGCCTCctaattttcccccacaaagcaTGTTTGGATTTCCACCACATTTGCCACCTCCATTACTTCCCCCTCCAGGCTTTGGCTTTGCTCAAAATCCCATGGTTCCCTGGCCACCTGTTGTTCATCTCCCAGGTCAGCCACAGCGTATGATGGGTCCTCTCTCACAAGCATCAAGGTATATAGGCCCGCAGAATTTTTACCAGGTTAAAGACATTCGGAGGCCAGAAAGGCGCCATAGTGACCCTTGGGGTAGGCAAGACCAACAGCAACTGGATAGGCCATTTAATAGGGGTAAAGGGGACCGCCAGAGATTTTATAGTGATTCACACCATTTGAAAAGAGAGCGACATGAGAAGGAATGGGAGCAAGAATCTGAAAGGCATAGACGCAGAGACAGAAGCCAAGACaaggacagagacagaaaaagcAGGGAGGAAGGGCACAAAGATAAAGAGAGGGCACGGTTATCACATGGTGATCGAGGAACAGATGGAAAAGCAAGCAGAGATAGTAGGAATGTAGACAAGAAGCCAGATAAACCTAAAAGTGAAGACTATGAGAAGGACAAAGAACGAGAGAAAAGTAAAcatagagaaggagaaaaggacaGGGATAGGTACCACAAAGATAGGGACCACACTGACAGAACTAAAAGCAAAAGGTAA